A portion of the Saimiri boliviensis isolate mSaiBol1 chromosome 1, mSaiBol1.pri, whole genome shotgun sequence genome contains these proteins:
- the AHRR gene encoding aryl hydrocarbon receptor repressor isoform X4: protein MTWPQNVCSPEDAHLLASRLPPKAGCGRHWAGRRTDVMHQNIYDYIHVDDRQDFRRQLHWAMDPPQVVFGQPPPSEAGDDAVLGRLLRAQEWGAGVPTEYSAFLTRCFVCRVRCLLDSTSGFLTMQFQGRLKFLFGQKKKAPSGAVLPPRLSLFCVAAPVLLPSATEMKMRSTLLRTKPRADAVAPTDAKVKATASLCESELHGKPSYSAGRSSRESGILVLREQTDTGRWAQVPARAPCPCLRGSPDLVLDPKGTSRDREEEQQRVLSRASGATGRREMPGPAKLLPWTAGRRSEDGARQKLQHSQSGLLSLRPTSRGSCLPYPCVQGTFNASGSGTFRNLPISQPPSPSPSAHAIRTSRASRDVSEDQVHPPLCHFPQGSLQHPQSEAQRLASRGYPTEDVKLRGMQMPPGGLCGPTLLLDVPIKMEKDAGSEDAAHGCVPSQVWGLGAGERSCPVTFPTRMPLKTEPDSLHQVYSAHLGYGVLGAQPHNRATAGRSRELARFHPAHCARQEPTHSLPQREPPHQLCARGRGEPSSLPSCTCRAAEAAPVVKREPLDSPQWAAYSQGRAPGMFPKSALTTLVPPQASECTFLP, encoded by the exons ATGACTTGGCCCCAAAATGTTTGCAGCCCAGAAGATGCTCATCTCTTAGCGTCCCGCTTGCCCCCGAAGGCTGGATGTGGGCGTCACTGGGCTGGCAGACGG ACCGACGTAATGCACCAGAACATTTACGACTACATCCACGTGGACGACCGCCAGGACTTCCGCCGGCAGCTGCACTGGGCCATGGACCCTCCCCAGGTGGTGTTTGGGCAGCCCCCGCCctccgaggcag GAGATGACGCCGTCCTGGGGAGGCTGCTCAGGGCCCAGGAGTGGGGCGCAGGCGTGCCCACCGAGTACTCTGCCTTCCTGACCCGCTGCTTCGTCTGCCGTGTGCGCTGCCTGCTAGACAGCACCTCAGGCTTCCTG ACGATGCAGTTTCAAGGGAGACTAAAATTCCTGTTTGGACAGAAGAAGAAGGCGCCCTCGGGGGCGGTGCTCCCACCGCGGCTGTCGCTGTTCTGCGTTGCTGCTCCGGTTCTCCTCCCCTCCGCCACGGAGATGAAGATGAGGAGCACACTTCTGAGGACCAAGCCCAGGGCCGACGCTGTGGCGCCCACGGATGCAAA AGTAAAGGCCACCGCGAGTCTGTGCGAATCGGAACTGCATGGAAAACCCAGTTACTCAGCAG GAAGGAGCAGCAGAGAAAGCGGCATTTTGGTGCTCAGGGAACAGACTGACACTGGCCGATGGGCACAGGTTCCCGCCAGAGCCCCATGTCCGTGCCTCCGGGGCAGCCCTGACCTTGTCCTCGACCCCAAGGGGACCTCAAG ggacagggaggaggagcagcagaGGGTGCTGAGCAGGGCCTCTGGAGCTACAGGGCGGAGGGAGATGCCGGGACCCGCAAAGCTCCTGCCTTGGACGGCAGGAAGGCGCAGTGAGGATGGTGCCCGGCAGAAGCTGCAGCACAGCCAGAGTGGCCTACTCTCCCTGCGCCCCACGTCCCGCGGCTCCTGCCTGCCCTACCCGTGTGTCCAGGGCACTTTCAATGCCAGTGGCTCGGGCACATTCAGGAACTTGCCTATCTCTCAGCCTCCGAGCCCGTCCCCCAGTGCCCACGCCATCCGGACCAGCAGAGCCTCGCGGGATGTTAGTGAGGACCAGGTGCACCCTCCCCTCTGCCACTTTCCGCAGGGGAGCCTGCAGCACCCTCAGTCTGAAGCTCAGCGTTTGGCCTCGAGGGGCTATCCCACAGAGGACGTGAAGCTGCGAGGCATGCAGATGCCTCCGGGGGGCCTGTGCGGCCCGACACTGCTGCTAGATGTGCCCATCAAGATGGAGAAGGACGCTGGGTCTGAGGATGCTGCCCATGGCTGCGTgcccagccaggtgtgggggttAGGGGCCGGGGAGAGGAGCTGTCCGGTCACCTTCCCTACCAGGATGCCCCtgaagacagagccagactccctgCACCAGGTCTACAGTGCACACCTGGGGTATGGCGTGCTGGGGGCTCAGCCCCACAACAGGGCCACTGCGGGGCGCAGCAGGGAGCTGGCCCGTTTCCATCCCGCACACTGCGCGCGCCAGGAACCCACGCACAGCCTTCCCCAGCGGGAGCCTCCCCACCAGCTCTGCGCGCGGGGCCGAGGCGAACCGTCCTCCCTGCCGAGCTGCACCTGCAGAGCTGCTGAGGCCGCCCCTGTGGTCAAGCGCGAGCCGCTGGACTCGCCCCAGTGGGCCGCTTACAGCCAGGGAAGGGCGCCTGGGATGTTTCCCAAAAGTGCCTTGACGACGCTGGTCCCACCCCAAGCCTCAGAGTGCACATTCCTGCCGTAG
- the AHRR gene encoding aryl hydrocarbon receptor repressor isoform X2, translating into MQWAAQNQPPHRGRGRPRLGGRRSLAGADRVLCSHPGGAFLEVTHQPRVLDWALFGLSHPPVTEVLRKAPMVEPPGPAWQEAGAALFASRVSVRGPTFPSVAPARRHRWKAAAASQVFALLSGLLCPPPSLTAHSQKGTAGPLATDVMHQNIYDYIHVDDRQDFRRQLHWAMDPPQVVFGQPPPSEAGDDAVLGRLLRAQEWGAGVPTEYSAFLTRCFVCRVRCLLDSTSGFLTMQFQGRLKFLFGQKKKAPSGAVLPPRLSLFCVAAPVLLPSATEMKMRSTLLRTKPRADAVAPTDAKVKATASLCESELHGKPSYSAGRSSRESGILVLREQTDTGRWAQVPARAPCPCLRGSPDLVLDPKGTSRDREEEQQRVLSRASGATGRREMPGPAKLLPWTAGRRSEDGARQKLQHSQSGLLSLRPTSRGSCLPYPCVQGTFNASGSGTFRNLPISQPPSPSPSAHAIRTSRASRDVSEDQVHPPLCHFPQGSLQHPQSEAQRLASRGYPTEDVKLRGMQMPPGGLCGPTLLLDVPIKMEKDAGSEDAAHGCVPSQVWGLGAGERSCPVTFPTRMPLKTEPDSLHQVYSAHLGYGVLGAQPHNRATAGRSRELARFHPAHCARQEPTHSLPQREPPHQLCARGRGEPSSLPSCTCRAAEAAPVVKREPLDSPQWAAYSQGRAPGMFPKSALTTLVPPQASECTFLP; encoded by the exons ATGCAGTGGGCGGCACAGAACCAGCCCCCGCACCGAGGGCGAGGGCGGCCCCGACTCGGAGGCAGACGCAGCCTCGCGGGTGCCGACCGTGTCCTGTGCTCTCACCCGGGTGGTGCTTTCTTGGAGGTGACTCATCAGCCGCGTGTTCTTGATTGGGCGCTTTTTGGCCTAAGTCACCCTCCAGTCACGGAAGTCCTTAGGAAGGCACCGATGGTAGAGCCGCCGGGGCCTGCATGGCAGGAGGCTGGTGCGGCCCTTTTTGCTTCGAGGGTGTCTGTCCGCGGCCCCACGTTCCCCTCCGTAGCCCCGGCCCGCCGGCACCGATGGAAGGCGGCAGCTGCTTCCCAGGTCTTTGCCCTCCTTTCCGGACTCCTCTGCCCACCGCCTTCCTTGACAGCGCATTCGCAGAAGGGGACAGCGGGGCCGCTGGCG ACCGACGTAATGCACCAGAACATTTACGACTACATCCACGTGGACGACCGCCAGGACTTCCGCCGGCAGCTGCACTGGGCCATGGACCCTCCCCAGGTGGTGTTTGGGCAGCCCCCGCCctccgaggcag GAGATGACGCCGTCCTGGGGAGGCTGCTCAGGGCCCAGGAGTGGGGCGCAGGCGTGCCCACCGAGTACTCTGCCTTCCTGACCCGCTGCTTCGTCTGCCGTGTGCGCTGCCTGCTAGACAGCACCTCAGGCTTCCTG ACGATGCAGTTTCAAGGGAGACTAAAATTCCTGTTTGGACAGAAGAAGAAGGCGCCCTCGGGGGCGGTGCTCCCACCGCGGCTGTCGCTGTTCTGCGTTGCTGCTCCGGTTCTCCTCCCCTCCGCCACGGAGATGAAGATGAGGAGCACACTTCTGAGGACCAAGCCCAGGGCCGACGCTGTGGCGCCCACGGATGCAAA AGTAAAGGCCACCGCGAGTCTGTGCGAATCGGAACTGCATGGAAAACCCAGTTACTCAGCAG GAAGGAGCAGCAGAGAAAGCGGCATTTTGGTGCTCAGGGAACAGACTGACACTGGCCGATGGGCACAGGTTCCCGCCAGAGCCCCATGTCCGTGCCTCCGGGGCAGCCCTGACCTTGTCCTCGACCCCAAGGGGACCTCAAG ggacagggaggaggagcagcagaGGGTGCTGAGCAGGGCCTCTGGAGCTACAGGGCGGAGGGAGATGCCGGGACCCGCAAAGCTCCTGCCTTGGACGGCAGGAAGGCGCAGTGAGGATGGTGCCCGGCAGAAGCTGCAGCACAGCCAGAGTGGCCTACTCTCCCTGCGCCCCACGTCCCGCGGCTCCTGCCTGCCCTACCCGTGTGTCCAGGGCACTTTCAATGCCAGTGGCTCGGGCACATTCAGGAACTTGCCTATCTCTCAGCCTCCGAGCCCGTCCCCCAGTGCCCACGCCATCCGGACCAGCAGAGCCTCGCGGGATGTTAGTGAGGACCAGGTGCACCCTCCCCTCTGCCACTTTCCGCAGGGGAGCCTGCAGCACCCTCAGTCTGAAGCTCAGCGTTTGGCCTCGAGGGGCTATCCCACAGAGGACGTGAAGCTGCGAGGCATGCAGATGCCTCCGGGGGGCCTGTGCGGCCCGACACTGCTGCTAGATGTGCCCATCAAGATGGAGAAGGACGCTGGGTCTGAGGATGCTGCCCATGGCTGCGTgcccagccaggtgtgggggttAGGGGCCGGGGAGAGGAGCTGTCCGGTCACCTTCCCTACCAGGATGCCCCtgaagacagagccagactccctgCACCAGGTCTACAGTGCACACCTGGGGTATGGCGTGCTGGGGGCTCAGCCCCACAACAGGGCCACTGCGGGGCGCAGCAGGGAGCTGGCCCGTTTCCATCCCGCACACTGCGCGCGCCAGGAACCCACGCACAGCCTTCCCCAGCGGGAGCCTCCCCACCAGCTCTGCGCGCGGGGCCGAGGCGAACCGTCCTCCCTGCCGAGCTGCACCTGCAGAGCTGCTGAGGCCGCCCCTGTGGTCAAGCGCGAGCCGCTGGACTCGCCCCAGTGGGCCGCTTACAGCCAGGGAAGGGCGCCTGGGATGTTTCCCAAAAGTGCCTTGACGACGCTGGTCCCACCCCAAGCCTCAGAGTGCACATTCCTGCCGTAG
- the AHRR gene encoding aryl hydrocarbon receptor repressor isoform X5, with amino-acid sequence MRLLEVAHPFSTDVMHQNIYDYIHVDDRQDFRRQLHWAMDPPQVVFGQPPPSEAGDDAVLGRLLRAQEWGAGVPTEYSAFLTRCFVCRVRCLLDSTSGFLTMQFQGRLKFLFGQKKKAPSGAVLPPRLSLFCVAAPVLLPSATEMKMRSTLLRTKPRADAVAPTDAKVKATASLCESELHGKPSYSAGRSSRESGILVLREQTDTGRWAQVPARAPCPCLRGSPDLVLDPKGTSRDREEEQQRVLSRASGATGRREMPGPAKLLPWTAGRRSEDGARQKLQHSQSGLLSLRPTSRGSCLPYPCVQGTFNASGSGTFRNLPISQPPSPSPSAHAIRTSRASRDVSEDQVHPPLCHFPQGSLQHPQSEAQRLASRGYPTEDVKLRGMQMPPGGLCGPTLLLDVPIKMEKDAGSEDAAHGCVPSQVWGLGAGERSCPVTFPTRMPLKTEPDSLHQVYSAHLGYGVLGAQPHNRATAGRSRELARFHPAHCARQEPTHSLPQREPPHQLCARGRGEPSSLPSCTCRAAEAAPVVKREPLDSPQWAAYSQGRAPGMFPKSALTTLVPPQASECTFLP; translated from the exons ATGAGGCTGCTTGAAGTTGCTCATCCCTTTAGT ACCGACGTAATGCACCAGAACATTTACGACTACATCCACGTGGACGACCGCCAGGACTTCCGCCGGCAGCTGCACTGGGCCATGGACCCTCCCCAGGTGGTGTTTGGGCAGCCCCCGCCctccgaggcag GAGATGACGCCGTCCTGGGGAGGCTGCTCAGGGCCCAGGAGTGGGGCGCAGGCGTGCCCACCGAGTACTCTGCCTTCCTGACCCGCTGCTTCGTCTGCCGTGTGCGCTGCCTGCTAGACAGCACCTCAGGCTTCCTG ACGATGCAGTTTCAAGGGAGACTAAAATTCCTGTTTGGACAGAAGAAGAAGGCGCCCTCGGGGGCGGTGCTCCCACCGCGGCTGTCGCTGTTCTGCGTTGCTGCTCCGGTTCTCCTCCCCTCCGCCACGGAGATGAAGATGAGGAGCACACTTCTGAGGACCAAGCCCAGGGCCGACGCTGTGGCGCCCACGGATGCAAA AGTAAAGGCCACCGCGAGTCTGTGCGAATCGGAACTGCATGGAAAACCCAGTTACTCAGCAG GAAGGAGCAGCAGAGAAAGCGGCATTTTGGTGCTCAGGGAACAGACTGACACTGGCCGATGGGCACAGGTTCCCGCCAGAGCCCCATGTCCGTGCCTCCGGGGCAGCCCTGACCTTGTCCTCGACCCCAAGGGGACCTCAAG ggacagggaggaggagcagcagaGGGTGCTGAGCAGGGCCTCTGGAGCTACAGGGCGGAGGGAGATGCCGGGACCCGCAAAGCTCCTGCCTTGGACGGCAGGAAGGCGCAGTGAGGATGGTGCCCGGCAGAAGCTGCAGCACAGCCAGAGTGGCCTACTCTCCCTGCGCCCCACGTCCCGCGGCTCCTGCCTGCCCTACCCGTGTGTCCAGGGCACTTTCAATGCCAGTGGCTCGGGCACATTCAGGAACTTGCCTATCTCTCAGCCTCCGAGCCCGTCCCCCAGTGCCCACGCCATCCGGACCAGCAGAGCCTCGCGGGATGTTAGTGAGGACCAGGTGCACCCTCCCCTCTGCCACTTTCCGCAGGGGAGCCTGCAGCACCCTCAGTCTGAAGCTCAGCGTTTGGCCTCGAGGGGCTATCCCACAGAGGACGTGAAGCTGCGAGGCATGCAGATGCCTCCGGGGGGCCTGTGCGGCCCGACACTGCTGCTAGATGTGCCCATCAAGATGGAGAAGGACGCTGGGTCTGAGGATGCTGCCCATGGCTGCGTgcccagccaggtgtgggggttAGGGGCCGGGGAGAGGAGCTGTCCGGTCACCTTCCCTACCAGGATGCCCCtgaagacagagccagactccctgCACCAGGTCTACAGTGCACACCTGGGGTATGGCGTGCTGGGGGCTCAGCCCCACAACAGGGCCACTGCGGGGCGCAGCAGGGAGCTGGCCCGTTTCCATCCCGCACACTGCGCGCGCCAGGAACCCACGCACAGCCTTCCCCAGCGGGAGCCTCCCCACCAGCTCTGCGCGCGGGGCCGAGGCGAACCGTCCTCCCTGCCGAGCTGCACCTGCAGAGCTGCTGAGGCCGCCCCTGTGGTCAAGCGCGAGCCGCTGGACTCGCCCCAGTGGGCCGCTTACAGCCAGGGAAGGGCGCCTGGGATGTTTCCCAAAAGTGCCTTGACGACGCTGGTCCCACCCCAAGCCTCAGAGTGCACATTCCTGCCGTAG